In Herbinix luporum, a single window of DNA contains:
- a CDS encoding NADH-quinone oxidoreductase subunit NuoE family protein — protein sequence MGLKQSTIPFAGTSEQHKKLLKVIAEHKGDKGALMPILQQAQEIYGYLPIEVQTVISNELDIPLEKVYGVVTFYSQFSLNPKGKYKISVCLGTACYVKGAGDILDKLKETLKISDGECTEDRKFSLESCRCIGACGLAPVITINEDVYGKITADDVEDILAKYN from the coding sequence ATGGGTTTAAAACAAAGTACAATACCTTTTGCCGGAACTAGCGAGCAGCATAAAAAACTTCTTAAAGTAATTGCTGAACATAAAGGTGATAAAGGCGCCCTAATGCCTATTTTACAGCAGGCACAGGAGATATATGGCTATCTTCCTATTGAGGTTCAAACTGTTATTTCTAATGAACTTGATATTCCCCTAGAAAAAGTTTATGGCGTTGTCACTTTCTACTCTCAATTTTCACTTAACCCCAAGGGCAAATATAAAATTTCAGTTTGCCTTGGAACAGCCTGTTATGTAAAAGGCGCCGGGGATATTCTTGACAAACTCAAAGAGACATTAAAAATTTCTGACGGAGAATGTACCGAGGACAGAAAATTCTCATTAGAATCCTGCCGCTGCATCGGTGCATGTGGTTTGGCTCCGGTTATTACTATAAATGAAGACGTTTATGGTAAGATAACCGCAGATGACGTTGAAGATATTTTGGCTAAATATAATTAA
- a CDS encoding ATP-binding protein yields the protein MLTEISLNILDIVNNSISAGADFIVIEVRIHINKDILAIKIRDNGCGMSKQDLSKVEDPFFTTRSTRKVGLGIPFLKQAAQLTGGSFYMDSTPGRGTLVDVSFGLSHIDRMPLGDICSTIYTLILTNQNIDFLYIYECEGIEYELDTRKLREILGDIPFDTAEVAKFIRDYLDQNHKEVSKGQFF from the coding sequence ATGTTAACTGAAATATCATTAAACATTCTGGATATTGTAAATAATTCTATTAGTGCAGGAGCCGATTTTATCGTAATAGAAGTTAGAATACATATAAATAAGGATATCCTGGCAATTAAAATACGAGATAATGGCTGCGGTATGTCAAAGCAAGATCTCTCAAAGGTAGAAGATCCCTTTTTTACTACCCGCTCCACAAGGAAGGTGGGACTTGGAATCCCCTTTTTAAAACAGGCTGCCCAGCTTACGGGGGGAAGCTTTTATATGGATTCCACACCGGGAAGAGGAACTTTAGTTGATGTTTCCTTTGGATTATCCCATATTGATCGGATGCCACTGGGAGATATATGTTCTACTATTTACACTTTAATTTTGACTAATCAAAATATTGATTTTCTTTACATTTATGAATGTGAAGGAATTGAATATGAACTAGATACAAGAAAGCTGCGGGAAATCCTCGGTGATATCCCATTTGATACAGCAGAAGTCGCAAAATTTATTCGTGATTATCTAGACCAAAACCATAAAGAAGTAAGTAAAGGTCAGTTTTTCTAA
- a CDS encoding (2Fe-2S) ferredoxin domain-containing protein, with the protein MKSLDELKAIREKMQGQMGLRNEESNQTRIVVGMATCGIASGARPVLTTLANAVQEKGLSNVMVTQTGCIGMCKYEPIVEVIEPGKEKVTYVKMTPEKALEVLDQHIIRGQIVNKYTISEIIG; encoded by the coding sequence ATGAAATCTCTAGATGAGCTGAAAGCAATCCGAGAAAAAATGCAGGGGCAGATGGGTCTTCGCAATGAAGAGAGTAATCAGACTCGTATTGTAGTCGGAATGGCAACCTGCGGTATTGCCAGTGGTGCAAGACCTGTACTGACCACCCTTGCTAATGCGGTACAGGAAAAGGGTTTATCAAATGTTATGGTAACTCAAACCGGATGTATAGGGATGTGCAAATACGAGCCGATTGTAGAAGTTATAGAACCCGGTAAAGAAAAAGTAACTTATGTAAAAATGACACCGGAAAAAGCATTAGAAGTGCTGGATCAGCATATCATCCGTGGTCAGATAGTGAATAAATACACCATCTCCGAGATAATCGGATAG